The Methylobacterium durans nucleotide sequence CAGCCCGTTACCTTCGCAGTCGCCGGCGTGAACGATGCGCCGGTGCTGGCAGCCGATTCGGCGGGGAGCCACACCGTAACAAGGGTCACTGACGGAACCGGCTGCACCGCAATCGATCTGGTGAACGCGATGCTGGGCTTTGCGGACGCGGACCTTTCAGACACGCACACGGTGCAGCTGGGGTCGGCAGGCGCGATTTGGTCAGCAGGACCTCTGACCTGCTTGCCGGTCGCCGAAGCGAACGCTCTAACCGACGCGCTCAACCACGCCTTGAGCTTCACGCTGACGGACTCGGTCGGTGCAGGCTCCGGCTCGGTGGACCTTACCTTTTCGGCCCCCGAGGAGGTCTTTGAATTTCTGGGAGCGTGCGACTCCCTGACGGTCACCTACGAGGTCACGGTCACGGACGATCATGGGGCCGCCTCGACCCAGCCCGTCACCTTCACGGTCGCCGGCTCGAATGAAGCTCTGCTGCGTCCGACCGCCAAGCCGGCGGGGGCAGCCAATGTGCTGCCGTCGGCCGACATGGCGCTGAGCGACGCGGCCCATCAAACTGCGAATGGCAACGTGGCCACCGACGGGGCGGAGGTTGCGACGGCTGATCACAGGGTGCGCTCCGTTGGCGCTTCCGGACTGTCCGCGAATCCTGAGGAGACACTTCACTCCGACGACGCGGCCCCCCTCACGGCATCCGACTTAGGCGACGCCACGGACCCGCAGCCGAGCGGGGTAGTTTTGGACGCCGTCAGCCGCTCGATCGTCTTCAGCGCCTTAGCGCACGAGGAACCTGCGGTCGGACATGTGGCACACGACGCCTTCGGTTCAACGAGCTGCCCCACGGGGTCGGTCGAAGCTCACTTCGCACGGAGTGATGACGCGGTCGGCAAGGCGCCATCCGCTGGCGAATGCGGCCATGCCGTCGCGGCTCCAGCGAGCGACTGCATCATGCCGATGATCAGCGAAGCGGGCCATGCCACCTTTGTTTTCACAGACAGAGGCGCGCGGGCAGGACATATCCACGCGGTCGTGGACGTCGATGCTGCGCAAAACGGGATTGGCTGTGCCCATTCGGGCGGCGCTCAGGGTGAGCCCATCGTCGTCGGCCTCGCGGCGGCGCCGCCCCACGATTACGATCTGTCGGCCGATGAGAGCATTGGCGCCACGATGATGCACCTCAATCCGAACGCCGCACTGCAGGGCTTCGTCAAGGCCAGCTGGCTCGACCACCTCGTGGACCAATGTCTGTCTGGCGTGGCTGACTTGGCTTGATCTGCCTGAAACGGCTCACCGACTCAGCCGGCACCGCCAAGCGTTGCAATGTGCGAGGTTGTCCTCGCCATCGCCCTTCGCGAGTACATGTCCGATGTCCTGACGGCTCGGAAAGGAGTGCCGTGGGACGAGCTTCCGAACCGCGAGGTGGACAGCGGACACGCTGACGTTCCAGACCCATTTGAAGCATCGCGCACGAAGGCAGCCGCAGAGACGGCACAGGATGCTCTCGGCGTTCGAGAGGTGAAAACAAAAGCGCCGGTCGGCCAGATCAATCCGCATCGTGTTCGCCTACCCAGGCCGGCCCTCCAGGCTTCGTTTTAGGCGAAGGCTGCCCTTGTAACTTCCGCATTGTGCTTCGTGAGTAAGGCTCCGCATCATGGCTCAGGCATCCGCAGTGATGGAGCGCGCCATGAGTGTCTCCGAAACCCTCTTGAGTATCGTGGCCTTCCGCCTTGCGGTCCTGGTCGCGTTGGTCGCCACCGCCCAGGCGCTGCCGACCCGCTCGCACGACGCCGACCCTGTCCCGCGTGGGACCGGGGCTGTGACCCTGGCAGCGGCGTGCGTGCCCGCGGCCCACAGCGTCGAGGACGATGTGCGCATCCACGACATGCTGAGGCACGACTGACGGCGCCCGCCCCGGTTATGAGAACCCAGCCGTTTTAACGATCTTGTTCAAGCGCGTGTTCGGCAGGTCGCCGTTGGCGCACCTGAGCTGCGCAGCAGACACGGAGGCGCCGCGACAAGCTAGACTCCGAGATTGTGCTCAGCTTGTTCGGCGTGCACACGGCGCTGAACCGACCGGACTCCGAATACCTCGATCTCCATGCCTTTTTCTCTCGCACCGCTGCCGCTTGCCGTTGCGGCCTTCGCCTTCTTCCTCGCCGGCTTCGTCAAAGGTGTGGTCGGGCTCGGACTGCCACCCGTCGCCATGGGGCTGCTCACCCTGGTCATGATGCCCAGCCAGGCCGCCGCGCTCCTCGTCGTGCCGGCCTTCGTCACCAATGTCTGGCAGCTCGCGGCCGGGCCGCGGTTCGGAGCGATCGTGAGCCGGCTTTGGCCGATGCTGGCAGCGAGCGTGGTCGGAACCCTTGGCGCAGCCGCCTACCTGCACGGCTCGTTCGGTGGCCAGGCCATCGTCGCCCTGGGCTTCGCTCTGATCGCGTCCGCCGTTCTCGGGCTTGCTGCCCCCCGCCTCGTCGTACCACCGGGCGCCGAGCGTTGGCTGGCCCCCCTGGCCGGCGCGGCCACAGGGCTCGTGACCGCCGCCACCGGAGTGTCCTCGATCCCGGCCGCGCCGTTCCTGGGAGCTCTCGGCTTCAACCGAGAGGATCTCATCCAGGCGCTCGGGCTGTCGTTCACGGTGTCCACCATCGCGCTCGCCGTCGCCCTGACCATGGGAGGGGTCCTGGGCGTCGGCACCGCCGGGCTTTCGGTCCTGGCGCTCGTGCCCGCACTCCTCGGCATGAGGCTCGGCGGCTGGGTGCGCGGTCGGGTCAGCGAGTCGGTCTTCCGGCGCTGCTTTTTCCTAGGGCTTCTGGGGCTTGGGCTTCATCTCGCCTCGCGGGCCCTGATCTGATTGAAACGATTGCCTTCGGTTCCGGCAGGATGTGCGCCTACAAAGGGATTGAGCTTCGAAGTAGATGAGCGGTTCCCCGCCACCGTCGGCCGTCCGACTCGCGCCCATCTAGCTACCCTGGCGTCTCGACGGCATCTTCGAAACGACATCCTTCGGAACGGTAGTCAGGGTGGGAGACGCTGCATCCCGATGAAACCGACAAACGCCCGAAGCGGCGCTGGAAGGTAACGGCGGCCGGGATAATACAGGAACGGGCCAGAAAACCGCTGCCACCACGGCTCCAGCACTGGCTCCAATGCACCGCTGTCGAGGTAAGGCTGGAGCCAGTCTTCGAACA carries:
- a CDS encoding sulfite exporter TauE/SafE family protein, producing MPFSLAPLPLAVAAFAFFLAGFVKGVVGLGLPPVAMGLLTLVMMPSQAAALLVVPAFVTNVWQLAAGPRFGAIVSRLWPMLAASVVGTLGAAAYLHGSFGGQAIVALGFALIASAVLGLAAPRLVVPPGAERWLAPLAGAATGLVTAATGVSSIPAAPFLGALGFNREDLIQALGLSFTVSTIALAVALTMGGVLGVGTAGLSVLALVPALLGMRLGGWVRGRVSESVFRRCFFLGLLGLGLHLASRALI